One window from the genome of Ciconia boyciana chromosome 8, ASM3463844v1, whole genome shotgun sequence encodes:
- the CTXND1 gene encoding cortexin domain-containing 1 protein translates to MEGPTPEPVYVDVDKGLTLACFVFLCLFLIVMIIRCAKVIMDPYSAIPTSTWEEQHLDD, encoded by the coding sequence ATGGAGGGACCAACCCCAGAGCCTGTGTACGTTGATGTGGACAAGGGACTGACGTTAGCGTGTTTcgtcttcctctgcctcttcttgATTGTGATGATTATTCGCTGTGCAAAAGTCATCATGGACCCTTACAGTGCCATCCCTACATCTACATGGGAGGAGCAGCATCTAGATGACTGA